A stretch of Lysobacter sp. K5869 DNA encodes these proteins:
- a CDS encoding dodecin family protein, which produces MAVAKVIELSTSSTSGIEDAVKTGLAKCAESVKNIQGAWVNEIKVTTDDAGNIQEWRVNLKVSFVVK; this is translated from the coding sequence ATGGCGGTCGCCAAGGTCATCGAACTCAGCACCTCTTCCACTTCCGGCATCGAGGACGCGGTCAAAACCGGTCTGGCCAAGTGCGCCGAATCGGTCAAGAACATCCAGGGCGCCTGGGTCAACGAGATCAAGGTCACCACCGACGACGCCGGCAACATCCAGGAGTGGCGGGTCAATCTGAAGGTCAGCTTCGTGGTGAAGTGA
- a CDS encoding cysteine hydrolase family protein yields MQQHTSKRALVVIDVQNDYFGGGLPIEYPPTQRTLPNIGRAMDAARAAGVPVVVVQNTAPAGAPVFDKGQPGWELNDTVASRPRDHYIEKNLPSVFTGTDFEQWLQSHGIDTISVIGYMTHNCDASTVFEAAHRGYRVEFLSDATGSLSYENSAGAVTAEEIHRVFSVVFQSRFAAVVSTDAWIAALSSGATFEIDNPYASNQRARKRAEAA; encoded by the coding sequence ATGCAACAGCACACCTCTAAGCGCGCCCTGGTCGTCATCGACGTACAGAACGATTATTTCGGCGGCGGCCTGCCGATCGAATACCCGCCGACGCAGCGCACCCTGCCCAACATCGGCCGCGCCATGGACGCCGCCCGCGCCGCCGGCGTGCCGGTGGTCGTGGTGCAAAACACCGCTCCGGCCGGCGCGCCGGTGTTCGACAAGGGCCAGCCCGGCTGGGAGCTCAACGACACCGTCGCCTCGCGGCCGCGCGATCACTACATCGAAAAGAACCTGCCCAGCGTGTTCACCGGCACCGACTTCGAGCAATGGCTGCAGAGCCACGGCATCGACACGATCAGCGTGATCGGCTACATGACCCACAACTGCGACGCCTCGACCGTGTTTGAGGCCGCGCACCGCGGCTATCGGGTCGAGTTCCTGAGCGATGCGACCGGATCGCTGTCCTACGAGAACAGCGCCGGCGCCGTCACCGCCGAGGAAATCCACCGCGTGTTCTCGGTGGTGTTCCAAAGCCGCTTCGCTGCGGTGGTGAGCACCGATGCGTGGATCGCGGCGCTGAGCAGCGGGGCGACGTTCGAGATCGACAATCCGTATGCGTCGAATCAGCGGGCGCGCAAGCGGGCCGAGGCGGCGTAA
- the hemE gene encoding uroporphyrinogen decarboxylase translates to MSSQPLANDRFLRALRRQPVDRTPVWLMRQAGRYLPEYRATRAQAGSFLNLAKNPELACEVTLQPLRRFPLDAAILFSDILTVPDAMGLGLYFADGEGPKFERPIRSAADIAKLGVPDMETDLRYVMDAVRTIRRELNGSVPLIGFSGSPWTLACYMIEGGGSDNYSKVKSLALNDPAAMHRLLGVVTDAVIAYLKAQHAAGAQALQVFDTWGGVLSPSMYREFSLRYLQRIAAELPRGDGEARAPLILFGKGNDPYLEELAASGAEGVGVDWTVGLGEAARRIGGRAAVQGNLDPVTLYASPDAIREQVRLALDDYRDGNGGSREGHVFNLGHGMSPDMSPEHVAVLVEAVHGLSAR, encoded by the coding sequence ATGTCCAGCCAGCCCCTCGCCAACGACCGCTTCCTGCGCGCCCTGCGCCGCCAACCCGTCGACCGCACCCCCGTGTGGCTGATGCGTCAGGCCGGCCGCTACCTGCCCGAGTACCGCGCCACCCGCGCCCAGGCCGGCAGCTTCCTCAATCTGGCCAAGAATCCCGAGCTGGCCTGCGAAGTCACCCTGCAGCCGCTGCGCCGCTTCCCGCTCGACGCGGCGATCCTGTTCTCCGACATCCTCACCGTGCCCGACGCGATGGGCCTGGGCCTGTACTTCGCCGACGGCGAAGGCCCGAAGTTCGAGCGCCCGATCCGCTCGGCCGCCGACATCGCCAAGCTCGGCGTGCCGGACATGGAAACCGACCTGCGCTACGTGATGGACGCGGTGCGCACCATCCGCCGCGAGTTGAACGGCTCGGTGCCGCTGATCGGCTTCTCCGGCAGCCCGTGGACGCTGGCCTGCTACATGATCGAAGGCGGCGGCAGCGACAACTATTCCAAGGTCAAGTCGCTGGCGCTCAACGATCCGGCGGCGATGCACCGGCTGCTCGGCGTCGTCACCGACGCGGTGATCGCGTATCTGAAGGCCCAGCACGCCGCCGGCGCGCAGGCGCTGCAAGTGTTCGACACCTGGGGCGGCGTGCTGTCGCCGTCGATGTACCGCGAGTTCTCGCTGCGCTACCTGCAGCGCATCGCCGCCGAACTGCCGCGCGGCGACGGCGAAGCGCGCGCGCCGCTGATCCTGTTCGGCAAGGGCAACGACCCGTACCTGGAAGAACTCGCCGCCAGCGGCGCCGAAGGCGTTGGCGTGGACTGGACCGTCGGCCTGGGCGAAGCGGCGCGCCGCATCGGCGGGCGCGCGGCGGTGCAAGGCAACCTCGATCCGGTGACGCTGTACGCCTCGCCCGACGCCATCCGCGAACAAGTGCGGTTGGCGCTGGACGATTACCGCGACGGCAACGGCGGCTCGCGCGAGGGGCACGTGTTCAACCTCGGCCATGGCATGTCGCCGGACATGTCGCCGGAGCATGTGGCGGTGTTGGTCGAGGCGGTGCATGGGTTGAGCGCGCGCTGA
- a CDS encoding WGR domain-containing protein, whose protein sequence is MRLLLQQRPDGHEAPRFVQLMLQPDLLGGWTLVRESGQIGGRSTVRREQFLDRDSAFAALEQARDQQLKRGFQLMFTQGAEAPR, encoded by the coding sequence GTGCGCCTACTCCTCCAACAACGGCCCGACGGCCACGAAGCCCCGCGCTTCGTGCAATTGATGCTGCAGCCCGACTTGCTCGGCGGCTGGACCTTGGTGCGCGAAAGCGGCCAGATCGGCGGCCGCAGCACGGTCCGGCGCGAGCAGTTCCTCGACCGCGACAGCGCCTTCGCCGCGCTGGAGCAGGCGCGCGACCAGCAGCTCAAGCGCGGCTTCCAGCTGATGTTCACCCAAGGCGCCGAAGCGCCGCGATGA
- a CDS encoding kinase — protein MSPRLHPPAVAASATTGKPASAGADAGHGFTAEFVAATLDDALASGARVYAISGLQGSGKSTLAAQLAAAAHARGLRAAVLSVDDFYLGRRERLRLGRHVHPLLATRGPPGTHEVALACEVLDRLRAGAAVRLPRFDKLADTRLPPSRWPRAGGADLIVFEGWFLGAPAQREDELIAPVNALERDEDADGVWRGYCNRALAADYPALWSRLDRLLFLQPPGFEVVAGWRWQQEQSLQARHPRRRGMTQAQVRRFVSLFERVSRQALARLPRIADRTVVLDARRRIVAA, from the coding sequence ATGTCGCCGCGTCTGCATCCGCCCGCCGTTGCCGCGTCCGCCACAACCGGCAAACCCGCGTCCGCCGGCGCCGACGCAGGGCACGGTTTCACCGCCGAATTCGTCGCCGCGACGCTCGACGACGCGCTCGCCTCCGGCGCGCGCGTTTACGCGATCAGCGGCTTGCAGGGCAGCGGCAAATCGACGCTGGCCGCGCAACTGGCCGCGGCCGCGCACGCGCGCGGACTGCGCGCGGCGGTGCTGTCGGTCGACGATTTCTATCTCGGCCGGCGCGAGCGCCTGCGCCTGGGCCGGCACGTGCATCCGCTGCTGGCCACGCGCGGGCCGCCGGGTACGCACGAGGTCGCGCTGGCCTGCGAGGTTCTCGACCGACTGCGCGCGGGCGCGGCGGTGCGGCTGCCGCGTTTCGACAAGCTCGCCGACACCCGCCTGCCGCCGTCGCGCTGGCCGCGCGCGGGCGGCGCCGATCTGATCGTGTTCGAGGGGTGGTTCTTGGGCGCGCCGGCGCAGCGCGAGGACGAACTGATCGCACCGGTCAACGCGTTGGAACGCGACGAAGACGCCGACGGCGTGTGGCGCGGCTACTGCAATCGTGCGCTGGCGGCGGACTACCCCGCGCTGTGGTCGCGCCTGGACCGCTTGCTGTTCCTGCAACCGCCCGGCTTCGAGGTCGTGGCCGGCTGGCGCTGGCAGCAAGAACAAAGCTTGCAAGCGCGCCATCCGCGCCGCCGCGGCATGACCCAGGCGCAGGTGCGGCGCTTCGTCAGCCTGTTCGAGCGGGTCAGCCGGCAAGCGCTGGCGCGGCTGCCGCGGATCGCGGACCGCACGGTCGTGCTGGATGCGCGGCGGCGGATCGTCGCTGCCTAA
- a CDS encoding shikimate kinase has product MNPASNLILVGPMGSGKTCIGKRLAERFGLRAVDADREVELRAGARIAEIFQHEGEAGFRERESAMLAELLAADGLLLSTGGGAVLAPDNRRLLRERGFVVHLQVSVEQQLERLAQDRSRPLLARGDREQVLRDLAQARAPLYAEVADLQFDTGAAGAAEAALGLARQLDALWRRPPSPSASPLGVTA; this is encoded by the coding sequence ATGAATCCGGCGAGCAATCTGATCCTGGTCGGGCCGATGGGCTCGGGCAAAACCTGCATCGGCAAGCGGCTGGCCGAGCGCTTCGGCCTGCGCGCGGTCGACGCCGACCGCGAGGTCGAGCTGCGCGCCGGCGCGCGCATCGCCGAGATCTTCCAACACGAAGGCGAAGCCGGCTTCCGCGAGCGCGAAAGCGCGATGCTGGCCGAGTTGCTGGCCGCCGACGGCCTGCTGCTGTCCACCGGCGGCGGCGCGGTGCTGGCGCCGGACAACCGCCGGCTGCTGCGCGAGCGCGGTTTCGTCGTGCACTTGCAGGTCAGCGTCGAGCAGCAGCTCGAGCGCCTCGCCCAGGACCGCAGCCGCCCGCTGCTGGCGCGCGGCGACCGCGAGCAGGTGCTGCGCGATCTGGCGCAAGCGCGCGCGCCGCTGTACGCCGAAGTCGCCGACCTGCAGTTCGACACCGGCGCCGCCGGCGCGGCCGAGGCCGCGCTGGGCCTGGCGCGGCAGCTCGACGCGCTGTGGCGGCGTCCGCCTTCGCCATCCGCATCCCCCCTTGGAGTCACCGCATGA
- a CDS encoding MarR family transcriptional regulator: protein MSRTPARKTRKPAAATARPQPPPAEAEAAPAEIAEIAEIAARDGDVVDQLLHDWSRERPDLDASAMAVVGRVLHLGRLFEADLNRSLRAIGIPYSDLDVLATLRRSGAPYRLTPTQLRRSVLLTSGAMTACLNRLEARGLLARSFDAHDRRSLAAELTADGVRLIDRAIGERFAHAERSLDALDADERAQLARLLRKLRLQQGA, encoded by the coding sequence ATGAGCCGGACGCCCGCCCGCAAGACCCGCAAGCCCGCCGCCGCGACGGCGCGCCCCCAACCGCCGCCCGCCGAGGCCGAAGCCGCGCCCGCCGAAATCGCCGAAATCGCCGAAATCGCCGCGCGCGACGGCGACGTGGTCGATCAACTGCTGCACGACTGGAGCCGCGAACGCCCCGACCTCGACGCCTCGGCGATGGCCGTGGTCGGCCGCGTGCTGCACCTGGGCCGGCTGTTCGAGGCCGACCTCAACCGCAGCCTGCGCGCGATCGGCATTCCGTATTCCGACCTCGACGTGCTCGCCACCCTGCGCCGCTCCGGCGCGCCGTACCGGCTGACGCCGACGCAGCTGCGGCGCTCGGTGCTGCTGACCTCCGGCGCGATGACCGCCTGCCTCAACCGGCTGGAAGCGCGCGGATTACTGGCGCGCAGCTTCGACGCCCACGACCGCCGCTCGCTCGCCGCCGAACTCACCGCCGACGGCGTGCGCCTGATCGACCGCGCCATCGGCGAACGCTTCGCCCACGCCGAACGCAGCCTCGACGCGCTCGACGCGGACGAACGCGCGCAGCTGGCGCGCTTGCTGCGCAAGCTGCGGCTGCAGCAAGGCGCCTGA
- the aroB gene encoding 3-dehydroquinate synthase: MSAPRKVEVSGEAGYSIEIGPGLLADGARLSKPLRGRHALIVSDGNVAPLYLDGVAAALRAAKPDLNVARFVIPPGEHEKTLERFGQCLHELSQLGATRDATVVALGGGVVGDLAGFAAACWMRGIDCVQLPTTLLAMVDSSVGGKTAVDLPSGKNLVGAFHPPRAVIADTSALRTLPDRELRAGLAEVVKYGAIFDAGFLDWLESHADALLARDDAALSEAIARSCAFKADVVARDPFERGDRAMLNFGHTFGHAIETEQGYAGTSGDGLNHGEAVAVGMVLAARLSAALGRSSVADAERLRRLLERLGLPVRIPAGLEPQALLVRMRLDKKADASGLRFILWDRAGAARIVSGVPDEQVLAVLAEG, from the coding sequence ATGAGCGCGCCGCGCAAAGTCGAAGTGTCCGGCGAGGCCGGCTACAGCATCGAAATCGGGCCCGGCCTGCTCGCCGACGGCGCGCGCCTGAGCAAGCCGCTGCGCGGCCGCCACGCGCTGATCGTCAGCGACGGCAACGTCGCGCCGCTGTATCTGGACGGCGTCGCCGCTGCGCTGCGCGCGGCCAAGCCGGACTTGAACGTGGCCCGCTTCGTGATCCCGCCCGGCGAACACGAAAAGACGCTGGAGCGCTTCGGCCAATGCCTGCACGAGCTGTCGCAGCTCGGCGCGACCCGCGATGCGACCGTGGTCGCGCTCGGCGGCGGCGTGGTCGGCGATCTCGCCGGCTTCGCCGCGGCCTGCTGGATGCGCGGCATCGACTGCGTGCAGTTGCCGACCACGCTGCTGGCGATGGTGGATTCCTCGGTCGGCGGCAAGACCGCGGTCGACCTGCCCAGCGGCAAGAATCTGGTCGGCGCCTTCCATCCGCCGCGCGCGGTGATCGCCGACACCTCGGCGCTGCGCACCCTGCCCGACCGCGAACTGCGCGCCGGGCTGGCCGAGGTGGTGAAGTACGGCGCGATCTTCGACGCCGGCTTCCTCGACTGGCTGGAAAGCCACGCCGACGCCCTGCTCGCCCGCGACGACGCCGCGCTCAGCGAGGCGATCGCGCGCAGCTGCGCGTTCAAGGCCGACGTGGTCGCGCGCGATCCGTTCGAGCGCGGCGACCGCGCCATGCTCAACTTCGGCCACACCTTCGGCCACGCCATCGAAACCGAGCAGGGCTACGCCGGCACCAGCGGCGACGGCCTCAACCACGGCGAGGCGGTGGCGGTGGGGATGGTGCTGGCCGCGCGGCTGTCGGCCGCGTTGGGGCGTTCCAGCGTCGCCGACGCCGAGCGCTTGCGGCGCCTGCTCGAACGCCTGGGCTTGCCGGTGCGCATTCCCGCCGGCCTGGAGCCGCAAGCGCTGCTGGTGCGCATGCGGTTGGACAAAAAGGCCGACGCTTCGGGCCTGCGCTTCATCCTGTGGGATCGCGCCGGCGCGGCGCGGATCGTTTCGGGCGTGCCGGACGAGCAGGTGCTGGCGGTGTTGGCCGAGGGTTGA
- a CDS encoding helix-turn-helix domain-containing protein: MNAEPLLTRLAVVAFDRISPFHLSVPCLVFEQRGDPALPAFDLRVCAAEPGPLRVRAGFGISADHGLKSLAWADTVIVPSWRDGDERPPEALLRALVRAHERGARIVGLCLGAYVLAEAGLLDGRRATTHWMWSEHFGARYPKVELQRDVLYVDDGRITTSAGTAAALDCCLHLVRRAHGADIANRLARRLVVAPHRQGGQAQYIEQPLPATARDDRLGEVLAWALAHLDRPLSLDALAERALMSRRTFTRRFRDATGTTVGQWLAGQRLAHAQRLLETSDRGLDAIAGDTGFGTAASLRQHFAARLGVSPSAYRRGFRGAHPDA, encoded by the coding sequence ATGAACGCCGAGCCGCTCCTGACCCGCCTGGCCGTGGTCGCCTTCGACCGCATCAGCCCCTTCCACCTGTCCGTGCCGTGCCTGGTGTTCGAGCAGCGCGGCGATCCCGCCCTGCCCGCGTTCGACCTGCGCGTGTGCGCGGCCGAGCCGGGGCCGTTGCGGGTGCGCGCGGGGTTCGGCATCAGCGCCGACCACGGGCTCAAGTCGCTGGCCTGGGCCGACACGGTGATCGTGCCGTCCTGGCGCGACGGCGACGAGCGCCCGCCCGAAGCGCTGCTGCGCGCGCTGGTGCGCGCGCACGAGCGCGGCGCGCGCATCGTCGGCCTGTGCCTGGGCGCCTACGTGCTGGCCGAGGCCGGGCTGCTCGACGGCCGCCGCGCCACCACCCATTGGATGTGGAGCGAGCACTTCGGCGCGCGCTATCCGAAGGTGGAACTGCAGCGCGACGTGCTCTATGTCGACGACGGCCGCATCACCACCTCGGCCGGCACCGCCGCCGCGCTGGACTGCTGCCTGCATCTGGTCCGCCGCGCCCACGGCGCCGACATCGCCAACCGGCTCGCGCGCCGGCTGGTGGTGGCGCCGCACCGTCAGGGCGGGCAGGCGCAGTACATCGAACAGCCGCTGCCGGCGACCGCGCGCGACGACCGCCTCGGCGAGGTGCTGGCCTGGGCGCTGGCGCACCTGGACCGGCCGCTCAGCCTGGACGCGCTGGCCGAGCGCGCGCTGATGAGCCGGCGCACCTTCACCCGCCGCTTCCGCGACGCCACCGGCACCACGGTCGGGCAGTGGCTGGCCGGGCAGCGGCTGGCGCACGCGCAGCGGCTGCTGGAAACCAGCGACCGCGGCCTCGACGCGATCGCCGGCGACACCGGCTTCGGCACCGCCGCTTCGCTGCGCCAGCACTTCGCCGCCCGGCTCGGGGTCTCGCCCTCGGCCTACCGGCGCGGCTTCCGCGGCGCCCACCCCGACGCCTGA
- the aac(6') gene encoding aminoglycoside 6'-N-acetyltransferase, with translation MNPPWRVRAAEAGDRAGWAGLRARLWPDQRLADLADELDDWFEDPRLAAFVAEDGEGVCGFAEASLRSDYVNGTQTSPVAFLEGWYVAPERRGQGVGRALIAAVEAWGRGRGCRELASDALLDNVDSQRAHEACGFEETERVVYFRRVLGERD, from the coding sequence GTGAATCCGCCCTGGCGCGTGCGCGCGGCCGAGGCCGGCGACCGCGCCGGCTGGGCGGGTTTGCGCGCGCGGCTGTGGCCGGATCAGCGTCTCGCCGATCTGGCCGATGAGCTCGACGATTGGTTCGAAGACCCGCGCCTGGCCGCGTTCGTGGCCGAGGACGGCGAAGGCGTGTGCGGTTTCGCCGAAGCGAGTTTGCGCAGCGATTACGTGAACGGCACGCAGACTTCGCCGGTGGCGTTTTTGGAAGGCTGGTACGTGGCGCCGGAGCGGCGCGGGCAAGGCGTCGGCCGCGCGTTGATCGCGGCGGTGGAGGCGTGGGGACGCGGGCGCGGATGCCGCGAACTGGCGTCGGACGCGTTGCTCGACAACGTCGATTCGCAGCGCGCGCATGAAGCCTGCGGGTTCGAGGAGACCGAGCGCGTCGTGTATTTCCGGCGCGTGTTGGGCGAACGGGACTGA
- a CDS encoding alpha/beta hydrolase — MRTSAWKQSLWLLLCCGVAFAAPAAPHRAGEIEVERGRVDGPSGPVDYEIGTLYVRENRARPDSRLIGVGFARIKAPRATGAPPVFWLPGGPGLSVLGTFGDSGESARSRLRSWLNFAEVGDLVVVEQRGYSARGERLTAAYPASPLDRPSSIDEDAQAMRDLARAAVAANPDKDLSGYTIADFAGDVDELRQALGYERISLFGGSFGSQWSLATMRLYPQRIARAVLSGVEPLDNGYDLPSHVFAALQRIGFEAERDPALAPYLPPGGLMGAVHALRERFAAGPVRVRVRDAQGRERTVALGAQDLQLALLSHTAEAGQWPAFILSLYHRHYEAWAREVVAQRAAGDIKLIGPLADSSLGVSAAREYRLRSDPALDYLGAWNFASNIASAPDWPTPDMGDAFRLPRRSEIPVVFVHGDWDTSTPVENTRELLPYFRNGRAIVVHRGGHDGAFYLLRDAPEAKKAIYEFLRSGRDEGLPVEVDAALPKFDVPEFPPPAR, encoded by the coding sequence ATGCGCACGTCCGCTTGGAAGCAGTCCCTCTGGCTGTTGCTGTGCTGCGGCGTCGCCTTCGCCGCCCCCGCCGCCCCGCACCGGGCCGGCGAGATCGAGGTCGAACGCGGCCGCGTCGACGGGCCGTCCGGCCCCGTGGACTACGAGATCGGCACCCTCTACGTGCGCGAAAACCGCGCCCGCCCCGACAGCCGCTTGATCGGCGTCGGCTTCGCCCGGATCAAGGCGCCGCGCGCCACCGGCGCGCCGCCGGTGTTCTGGCTGCCCGGCGGCCCCGGGCTCAGCGTGCTCGGCACCTTCGGCGACAGCGGCGAATCCGCGCGCAGCCGGCTGCGTTCGTGGCTGAACTTCGCCGAGGTCGGCGATCTGGTCGTGGTCGAACAGCGCGGCTACAGCGCGCGCGGCGAGCGCTTGACCGCGGCGTATCCGGCCTCGCCGCTGGACCGGCCGAGTTCCATCGACGAAGACGCGCAGGCGATGCGCGATCTGGCGCGCGCGGCGGTCGCGGCGAATCCGGATAAGGATCTGTCCGGCTACACCATCGCCGACTTCGCCGGCGACGTGGACGAATTGCGGCAAGCGCTGGGCTACGAACGCATCAGTCTGTTCGGCGGCAGCTTCGGTTCGCAATGGAGTCTGGCGACGATGCGCCTGTACCCGCAGCGGATCGCGCGCGCGGTGCTGTCGGGCGTGGAGCCGCTCGACAACGGCTACGACCTGCCCTCGCACGTATTCGCCGCGCTGCAGCGCATCGGCTTCGAGGCCGAACGCGATCCCGCGCTGGCGCCGTACCTGCCGCCGGGCGGGCTGATGGGCGCGGTGCATGCGCTGCGCGAGCGCTTCGCCGCCGGCCCCGTGCGGGTGCGCGTGCGCGACGCGCAAGGGCGCGAGCGAACCGTGGCGTTGGGCGCGCAGGATCTGCAACTCGCCCTGCTCTCGCACACCGCCGAGGCCGGGCAATGGCCGGCCTTCATTCTTTCGCTGTATCACCGCCATTACGAGGCCTGGGCGCGCGAGGTCGTGGCCCAGCGCGCGGCCGGCGACATCAAGCTGATCGGGCCGCTGGCCGACAGCAGCCTCGGCGTCAGCGCGGCGCGCGAGTACCGGCTGCGCAGCGATCCGGCGCTGGACTATCTGGGCGCGTGGAACTTCGCTTCCAACATCGCTTCCGCGCCGGACTGGCCGACGCCGGACATGGGCGACGCCTTCCGCCTGCCGCGCCGCAGCGAGATTCCGGTGGTGTTCGTGCACGGCGACTGGGACACCTCCACGCCGGTGGAGAACACCCGCGAACTGCTGCCCTACTTCCGCAACGGCCGCGCCATCGTGGTCCACCGCGGCGGGCACGACGGCGCGTTCTATCTGTTGCGCGACGCGCCGGAGGCGAAGAAGGCGATCTACGAATTCCTGCGCAGCGGGCGCGACGAGGGGTTGCCGGTGGAGGTCGATGCGGCGTTGCCGAAGTTCGACGTGCCGGAGTTTCCGCCACCGGCGCGATAA
- the pdxH gene encoding pyridoxamine 5'-phosphate oxidase: protein MTQTADLLDQALATFDALFEEARAAGEPDPTAMSVATASLDGRPSVRTVLLKAHDARGFVFYTHLDGRKGRELQANPHAALLFHWPRVRHGVQVRIEGAVEIVSDAEADAYFASRPRVSQIGAWASKQSETLDRREVFEQRLSEAEHTFEGRNVPRPPRWTGLRVRAEKIEFWYGADFRLHERWLYESDRAGEWSKRMLYP, encoded by the coding sequence ATGACCCAGACCGCCGATTTGCTCGACCAAGCCCTCGCCACCTTCGACGCGCTGTTCGAGGAAGCGCGCGCCGCCGGCGAGCCCGATCCGACCGCGATGAGCGTGGCCACCGCCTCGCTCGACGGCCGCCCGTCCGTGCGCACCGTGCTGCTCAAGGCGCACGACGCGCGCGGCTTCGTGTTCTACACCCACCTCGACGGCCGCAAGGGCCGCGAACTGCAGGCCAATCCGCACGCGGCGCTGCTGTTCCACTGGCCGCGCGTGCGCCACGGCGTGCAGGTGCGGATCGAAGGCGCGGTGGAGATCGTCTCCGACGCCGAAGCCGACGCCTACTTCGCCAGCCGCCCGCGGGTGAGCCAGATCGGCGCGTGGGCGTCGAAGCAGTCGGAAACCCTGGACAGGCGCGAAGTGTTCGAGCAGCGTTTGTCCGAAGCCGAACACACCTTCGAGGGCCGCAACGTGCCGCGCCCGCCGCGTTGGACCGGCCTGCGCGTGCGCGCCGAGAAGATCGAATTCTGGTACGGCGCCGACTTCCGCTTGCACGAGCGCTGGCTGTACGAAAGCGACCGCGCCGGCGAGTGGAGCAAGCGGATGCTGTATCCGTGA
- a CDS encoding cupin domain-containing protein codes for MHIANLFADAAPPADGERFEALLTHKNLVVERIVSSSRIQPTLYTQPQDEWVALLQGEAELEVAGETVTLRAGDHLFLPAGTPHTVRKVAEGSVWLAVHLH; via the coding sequence ATGCACATCGCCAACCTGTTCGCCGACGCCGCCCCGCCCGCGGACGGCGAGCGCTTCGAAGCGCTGCTCACCCACAAAAACCTCGTCGTCGAACGCATCGTCAGTTCCTCGCGCATCCAGCCGACGCTCTACACCCAGCCGCAGGACGAATGGGTCGCGCTGCTGCAAGGCGAGGCCGAGCTCGAAGTCGCCGGAGAAACGGTGACGCTGCGCGCCGGCGATCATCTGTTCTTGCCCGCCGGCACCCCGCACACGGTGCGCAAGGTCGCCGAGGGTTCGGTGTGGCTGGCGGTGCACCTGCACTGA